One genomic region from Sander lucioperca isolate FBNREF2018 chromosome 3, SLUC_FBN_1.2, whole genome shotgun sequence encodes:
- the mapk6 gene encoding mitogen-activated protein kinase 6 produces the protein MAEKFDSLMNIHGFDLGSRYMDLKPLGYGGNGLVFSAVDTDCDKRVAVKKIILTDPQSVKHALREIKIIRRLDHDNTVKVFETLGPNGCRLTEDVVSLTEVNSVYIVQEYMETDLCQLLERGLLSEGHARLFMYQLLRGLKYIHSANVLHRDLKPANLFLNTEDLVLKIGDFGLARIMDPHYSHKGHLSEGLVTKWYRSPRLLLSPDNYTKAIDMWAAGCIFAEMLTGKTLFAGAHELEQMQLILESIPVLREEDRQELHSVIPVFIRNDMSKPHTPLAKLLPDVSPQALDFLEKILTFNPMDRLTAEEALAHPYMADYSFPLDEPVSLHPFHIEDEVDDILLMDQSHSHTWDRYHESQLSEADWHLHSTHDPDEVQVDPRALSDVTDKEEVQVDPRKYADGDREFLDEPSFDYSTLFQPEQSWQDDHHENKYCDLQCSHTCNYKAVSPSYLDNLIWRDSEVNHYYEPKLIIDISNWKEQQSKEKADRKAKSKCEKNGLVKAQIALQEAEKTQGPAEKDSEQEKHQTEKPQSQQNQGFDFDSFIASTIKLSLQPEPCQEVALLNEVGLLNELNSSVSQLEAPRSGSMSKSISQEKEEKCLVNLAQLGGGGLGVVGSDGAWPAHPWESFGSGERVGENGCLIDEACWDIHKEDQLQKESTYTSYLDRLFSRKEDGAGETVASSETEPSEGREPDESFLCRSTEIVLNMQLDSLALPGFDSTDDLPLKSIQASLTPCAVKCSPQIPHKTYSSIFKHLN, from the exons ATGGCAGAGAAGTTTGACTCACTGATGAACATCCATGGCTTTGACCTGGGTTCTCGCTACATGGACTTGAAGCCTCTGGGCTACGGGGGGAATGGCCTGGTGTTCTCAGCAGTTGACACAGACTGTGACAAGCGTGTTGCAGTGAAGAAGATTATCTTGACTGACCCCCAGAGTGTGAAGCATGCCCTGCGGGAAATCAAAATTATCAGACGTCTCGACCACGACAACACTGTCAAG GTGTTTGAGACATTGGGTCCCAATGGTTGCAGGCTAACGGAGGATGTGGTGTCCCTGACAGAGGTCAACTCTGTCTACATAGTGCAGGAGTACATGGAGACAGACCTGTGTCAGCTGTTGGAGAGGGGCCTTTTGTCTGAGGGCCACGCCAGGCTCTTCATGTACCAGCTCCTACGGGGCCTGAAGTACATCCACTCTGCCAATGTGCTGCACCGCGACCTCAAGCCTGCCAACCTGTTTCTCAACACAGAGGACCTGGTACTGAAGATCGGGGACTTTGGGCTGGCCCGCATCATGGACCCACACTACTCTCACAAG GGTCATCTCTCTGAAGGTCTGGTCACCAAGTGGTACAGGTCTCCtcgcctgctgctctctcctgaCAACTACACCAAAGCCATCGACATGTGGGCCGCCGGCTGCATCTTTGCCGAGATGCTCACAGGGAAAACCCTCTTTGCAG GAGCCCACGAACTGGAGCAGATGCAGCTGATCCTGGAGTCCATCCCCGTACTGCGAGAGGAAGACCGACAGGAGCTCCACAGCGTCATCCCCGTCTTTATCCGCAACGACATGTCCAAGCCTCACACACCACTGGCTAAGCTGCTGCCTGACGTCAGTCCCCAGG CCCTTGACTTCCTGGAGAAGATCCTGACCTTTAACCCCATGGATCGCCTCACTGCGGAGGAGGCCCTGGCCCACCCCTATATGGCTGACTACTCCTTCCCCCTAGACgagcctgtctctctgcacCCCTTCCACATTGAGGATGAAGTAGATGATATCCTGCTCATGGACCAGAGCCACAGCCACACCTGGGACAG ATATCATGAGAGCCAGCTGTCAGAGGCTGACTGGCACTTGCACAGCACCCACGACCCAGACGAAGTTCAGGTTGACCCAAGGGCTCTCTCCGATGTTACAGACAAGGAGGAGGTTCAG GTGGATCCTCGTAAATATGCTGATGGAGATCGGGAGTTCCTGGATGAGCCATCCTTCGATTACTCCACTCTGTTCCAGCCGGAGCAATCCTGGCAGGACGACCACCACGAAAACAAATACTGTGACTTGCAGTGTAGCCACACCTGTAACTACAAGGCCGTGTCGCCCTCCTACCTGGACAACCTCATCTGGAGGGACAGTGAAGTCAACCACTACTACGAACCCAAGCTCATCATCGACATCTCCAACTGGAAGGAGCAGCAGAGCAAGGAGAAGGCGGACCGCAAGGCCAAGAGCAAGTGCGAGAAGAACGGGCTGGTGAAGGCCCAGATCGCGCTGCAGGAGGCTGAGAAGACCCAGGGTCCGGCGGAGAAGGACAGCGAGCAGGAGAAACATCAGACGGAGAAGCCTCAAAGCCAGCAGAACCAAGGCTTTGACTTTGACTCCTTCATCGCCAGCACCATTAAACTGAGCCTGCAGCCGGAGCCGTGTCAGGAGGTGGCCCTGCTCAACGAGGTGGGCCTCCTTAACGAGCTCAACTCTTCCGTTTCCCAGCTAGAGGCTCCCCGCTCAGGCTCCATGTCCAAGTCCATAAGtcaggagaaggaggagaagtgCCTGGTAAACCTCGCCCAGTTAGGCGGAGGAGGGCTGGGAGTCGTCGGCAGTGACGGCGCCTGGCCCGCTCACCCCTGGGAGAGCTTTGGCTCCGGGGAGAGAGTCGGGGAGAACGGCTGTTTGATAGATGAAGCATGCTGGGACATTCACAAAGAGGACCAGCTCCAGAAGGAGAGCACTTACACCAGCTACCTGGACCGCCTGTTCAGCCGGAAGGAAGACGGGGCCGGAGAGACTGTGGCCAGCTCGGAGACGGAGCCCTCGGAGGGGAGAGAGCCGGACGAGAGCTTCCTCTGCAGGAGCACAGAGATTGTGCTGAACATGCAGCTGGACTCTCTGGCCCTGCCTGGCTTTGACAGCACCGATGACTTGCCTCTAAAATCCATCCAGGCGTCCCTCACCCCCTGCGCTGTCAAATGCTCCCCACAGATTCCCCACAAAACATACAGCAGCATCTTCAAGcatcttaattaa